A stretch of the Methylacidiphilum caldifontis genome encodes the following:
- a CDS encoding DUF3824 domain-containing protein, translating to MRIRFNNLLKKSSVEGQNKNRLSDEDVFDEKRKATSNKSASSIRKGKCVNFEQCEEAGKVIEVPSNEEFVCPSCNHPLVEIPQRAVKRPLSPLLWSAGVVLSLLLIIFFLTPSINGLFNGGNGLFRAFERKPSLLQAEQAIKAQLLKGFDFVDIKEKSAIKNQDGSWTLAYDVTVRPSTPFYWVPVGPVLSGRERLGGVPKDLYDWAKSHLKELLFTLDQEPGMTYYMDQKRTGFDPNQDVTFLWKAKAVQQPDKSWKFLNDQNIFPWNQQQDLVVPGSEKTVLRNGYDLSLALRQEESQWTDYVNRLKEIDQQATQTYKEELSGISGPGRKPKFLQPGTGGPTTAGEGAGIGAAGGALIGGLAGGGAGAGWGALGGAILGGLGGGYYSYEKEKSAYRNRVAAYHAAIRRAKARAREEKEKLLEQYAQELRQNAQNRMLVLSGFNPSPYTLQSNGSVFSTTPAYPSPSNAYPTPPFVSTPSYPANPQPSVPQPGGYVPAPNPAGYPSSHP from the coding sequence ATGAGAATAAGGTTTAATAATCTTCTAAAAAAATCTTCGGTAGAGGGACAAAATAAAAACAGGCTCTCTGACGAAGATGTATTTGATGAAAAAAGGAAGGCTACATCAAATAAAAGCGCTTCTTCTATCCGGAAAGGAAAGTGTGTTAATTTTGAGCAATGCGAAGAAGCGGGCAAGGTTATAGAAGTTCCATCAAATGAAGAATTTGTTTGTCCATCCTGTAATCATCCTCTAGTAGAGATACCCCAAAGAGCTGTTAAGCGTCCTTTATCACCACTCCTATGGAGTGCAGGCGTGGTTCTAAGTCTTCTTTTAATCATATTTTTTTTAACCCCTTCAATCAATGGTTTATTCAATGGGGGAAATGGATTATTCAGGGCTTTTGAAAGAAAACCATCCTTACTTCAGGCCGAACAAGCAATAAAAGCCCAACTCCTTAAAGGTTTTGATTTTGTAGACATTAAAGAAAAGAGTGCCATCAAAAACCAAGATGGTAGCTGGACTTTAGCCTATGATGTGACGGTCCGTCCTTCGACTCCTTTTTATTGGGTGCCTGTAGGACCTGTCCTTTCTGGAAGGGAGCGTCTAGGAGGAGTACCTAAAGATCTCTATGATTGGGCAAAATCTCATCTAAAGGAGCTTCTTTTTACTCTGGATCAAGAACCGGGCATGACTTATTACATGGATCAAAAGAGAACGGGCTTCGATCCGAACCAAGATGTCACTTTTTTGTGGAAAGCTAAAGCCGTTCAACAGCCAGATAAAAGCTGGAAGTTTTTAAATGACCAGAACATCTTTCCTTGGAACCAGCAACAAGACCTTGTAGTACCCGGTAGCGAAAAAACTGTTTTGCGTAATGGGTATGATCTATCCCTGGCTTTAAGACAAGAAGAAAGCCAATGGACTGACTATGTGAATCGTTTAAAGGAAATCGATCAACAGGCAACACAAACCTATAAAGAGGAACTTTCTGGAATATCCGGACCGGGGAGAAAGCCTAAGTTTTTACAACCAGGTACGGGCGGGCCCACAACAGCGGGCGAAGGAGCAGGGATAGGCGCAGCTGGCGGTGCACTTATTGGAGGACTAGCTGGAGGAGGTGCGGGGGCTGGATGGGGTGCTCTTGGTGGAGCTATCCTTGGAGGACTCGGAGGAGGTTATTATTCTTATGAGAAAGAAAAAAGTGCTTACCGTAATAGGGTGGCTGCTTATCATGCGGCGATAAGAAGGGCTAAGGCAAGGGCAAGGGAGGAAAAGGAAAAACTTCTTGAACAATATGCCCAAGAACTAAGACAGAATGCTCAAAATCGAATGCTAGTGCTCTCAGGTTTTAATCCTTCTCCCTATACACTTCAGAGCAATGGTTCAGTTTTCAGTACCACTCCCGCTTATCCTTCTCCTTCTAATGCCTATCCAACCCCTCCCTTTGTTTCAACCCCTTCTTACCCTGCGAATCCTCAACCATCTGTTCCACAACCAGGAGGATATGTACCGGCTCCAAACCCTGCTGGATATCCTTCTTCTCATCCATAA
- a CDS encoding tetratricopeptide repeat protein — protein sequence MNKRRQNPKGIEKIENLGAKTSRVLWLYFGVLICFLKVGGWSADLEDQQEGLFAKAYQDALVAFKRLDLDEAQRSILKAQELKPKDPKAIVLAARIFLQKKEYDKAEKELYRVFKLQPDYGAAYQYLGEVFYAKKDYKEALYRFEQAAMHDSSSKEILLKRIYCTIGLGRMDAAENLLSGLSAFDESSPGYYFAKAALCRMRKKYNEEKKLLDTARIVYGNDAFSQYLRDYESLFAKKETLD from the coding sequence GTGAACAAAAGAAGACAAAACCCTAAAGGAATAGAAAAAATAGAAAATCTGGGAGCTAAAACATCTAGAGTTTTGTGGCTATATTTTGGAGTTTTAATTTGTTTTTTAAAAGTAGGAGGATGGAGTGCTGATTTAGAAGACCAACAAGAGGGTCTTTTTGCCAAAGCTTATCAAGATGCCTTGGTAGCCTTCAAAAGACTGGATTTGGATGAAGCACAAAGATCAATTTTAAAAGCCCAAGAGCTCAAACCAAAAGATCCAAAAGCTATCGTATTGGCTGCACGGATTTTTTTACAAAAAAAAGAGTACGATAAAGCCGAAAAAGAGCTTTATAGGGTTTTCAAGTTACAACCCGATTATGGAGCTGCCTACCAATATTTAGGAGAAGTTTTTTATGCTAAGAAGGATTATAAAGAGGCCCTATACCGGTTTGAGCAGGCTGCGATGCACGATTCGTCTAGCAAAGAAATCCTTCTTAAAAGAATCTATTGTACGATAGGATTGGGAAGAATGGATGCTGCAGAAAATTTACTATCCGGTCTAAGTGCTTTTGATGAATCTTCTCCAGGATATTATTTTGCCAAAGCAGCCCTTTGTCGCATGCGTAAAAAGTATAATGAAGAAAAAAAACTTCTTGATACGGCCCGAATAGTCTATGGCAACGATGCTTTTAGTCAGTATCTTCGTGATTATGAATCCTTGTTTGCCAAAAAAGAAACTTTAGATTAA
- the pgl gene encoding 6-phosphogluconolactonase: MKRIETVIFEKQEAWLDYLCISFKKVIDTALTNKSVCHIALSGGSTPTPFYERLSKEHLPWEKIVFWLGDERWVDLYDPQSNEGMILRAFGETSKKIRFYGWHLSHDPQQAASLYEKLMIEKMGDPPLFDLILLGIGEDGHIASLFPGSQVLEENKKYTSISLHPSDGQIRVTFTFPLLNQALQVWFLVSGNRKQKIIEDILSFQTDVPAAKLTTQKQLLIWLKDHSS, encoded by the coding sequence ATGAAGCGGATAGAAACGGTCATTTTTGAAAAGCAAGAAGCATGGTTGGATTATCTCTGTATTTCTTTTAAGAAAGTTATAGATACTGCGTTGACCAACAAGAGCGTATGCCACATTGCCTTATCCGGTGGGAGTACGCCTACTCCTTTCTATGAACGGTTATCCAAGGAACATTTGCCCTGGGAAAAAATAGTTTTTTGGCTGGGTGATGAACGTTGGGTAGATCTTTATGACCCTCAAAGCAACGAAGGAATGATTTTAAGGGCTTTTGGAGAAACTTCTAAAAAAATTCGTTTCTATGGCTGGCACCTGTCTCATGACCCTCAACAAGCAGCTTCTCTCTATGAGAAATTAATGATTGAAAAAATGGGTGATCCTCCCCTTTTTGACTTAATTCTTTTGGGTATTGGAGAGGATGGTCACATAGCTTCCCTTTTCCCAGGCAGTCAAGTCTTAGAAGAGAATAAGAAATATACCTCCATTTCTTTACATCCTTCTGATGGCCAGATCAGAGTAACTTTTACTTTCCCTTTACTGAATCAGGCCCTTCAGGTATGGTTTTTAGTTTCAGGCAACAGAAAGCAAAAGATTATTGAGGATATCCTTTCATTTCAAACTGACGTTCCTGCAGCAAAACTCACTACTCAAAAACAACTGTTGATCTGGCTTAAAGATCATTCCTCTTGA
- a CDS encoding protoglobin domain-containing protein produces MNTNLKELTQSILEMIPTQLRFNSHDESVFQRLKPFHERIAEKVVKGFYDVLFEYPTTQTIFKAGERPLREPDLQHWWQKTITGPFDLGYWSWQSAVGVIHIKRKVKNPMMLSIWGWILMTLQKEFATNFSPHEVFEFMDSWHRLAITVESLIAESFLHNYIVALAQSTGTELALLDRLVAIEVADIDPKKLE; encoded by the coding sequence ATGAATACTAATCTTAAAGAACTGACCCAGTCCATTCTTGAGATGATTCCAACCCAATTAAGGTTTAACTCCCATGATGAATCGGTTTTTCAAAGATTAAAACCTTTTCATGAAAGAATTGCAGAAAAAGTCGTAAAAGGATTCTATGATGTTCTTTTTGAATACCCAACCACTCAGACTATTTTCAAAGCTGGAGAAAGACCCTTACGTGAACCCGATTTACAACATTGGTGGCAGAAAACTATAACGGGCCCATTCGACCTTGGCTATTGGTCTTGGCAATCAGCAGTTGGAGTTATCCATATTAAAAGAAAAGTCAAAAACCCAATGATGCTCTCCATTTGGGGTTGGATTTTAATGACCCTGCAAAAAGAATTTGCAACAAACTTTTCTCCCCATGAAGTCTTTGAATTCATGGACAGTTGGCATAGGCTAGCCATCACGGTTGAATCCCTCATTGCTGAAAGCTTCCTACATAATTATATCGTTGCTTTAGCCCAATCCACTGGAACTGAGCTTGCTCTTCTGGATAGACTTGTAGCCATTGAAGTTGCAGATATCGATCCAAAAAAGTTAGAATAA
- the zwf gene encoding glucose-6-phosphate dehydrogenase has translation MASPKTSRSVVPVSVPKINPTAVVIFGATGDLTQRKIIPALYHLRLHNRLPEHFVIIGFARRPYGEKEFRMLLKQALEDFSHTHPIDQEVWHWLEKNIYYLQGDLANPEDYIKLARLLETLPEAKYYRANHLFYLATAPKYFPVVAENLAKAGLNPQAGELEQRRLIVEKPFGTDLNSARELNAILQKYFPEKSIYRIDHYLGKETVQNLLYFRFGNSIFEPLWDRKYIDHIQITVAETQTIGSRGEYYDAAGASRDMLQNHLMQLFSLIAMEPPASLEAESIRDEKVKVLKSVPIPSAEEWIHNSVRAQYGPGILGGKTVKAYREEDKVSRKSLTETYVCVKLEVDNWRWSGVPFYLRTGKALAKQFSEICIVFNRPPCVLFANSTKKVARNWLKIRIQPNEGIHLLFNTKVPNQPALEEAKMDFYYRKYGGHYFPEAYERLLLDALAGESTLFTRSDEVEYAWKIIDALRNAWNEEDCDAIPLYAPGSMGPVEADELLRRDGRYWGPPPKEEEDIGNGES, from the coding sequence ATGGCAAGCCCAAAAACCAGCCGATCAGTAGTGCCCGTTTCTGTTCCAAAAATCAATCCTACGGCTGTTGTCATTTTTGGAGCGACAGGTGATTTAACACAAAGAAAAATCATACCTGCTTTATATCATCTTCGGTTACATAATCGACTTCCCGAGCACTTTGTCATTATCGGTTTTGCTAGGAGGCCTTATGGTGAAAAAGAGTTTCGAATGCTTTTAAAGCAGGCCTTAGAGGATTTCTCCCATACCCATCCGATTGATCAGGAAGTTTGGCATTGGTTAGAAAAGAACATATATTACTTGCAAGGGGATCTAGCAAATCCTGAAGATTATATTAAACTGGCTCGCCTTCTAGAGACTTTGCCTGAAGCTAAATATTACAGAGCAAATCATCTTTTTTATCTGGCGACGGCTCCTAAGTATTTTCCTGTTGTAGCTGAGAATCTAGCCAAAGCGGGGCTCAACCCTCAAGCGGGTGAGTTGGAACAAAGACGGCTCATTGTAGAAAAACCTTTTGGAACAGATTTAAATTCGGCTAGAGAACTCAATGCTATTCTTCAAAAATATTTTCCAGAAAAAAGTATTTATCGTATCGATCATTACCTAGGTAAAGAAACGGTACAAAATCTTCTCTACTTTAGGTTTGGCAACTCTATATTTGAGCCCTTGTGGGATCGTAAGTATATCGATCATATTCAAATCACGGTTGCTGAAACTCAGACCATTGGGAGTCGCGGGGAGTACTATGATGCCGCTGGAGCTTCTCGGGATATGTTACAGAACCATTTGATGCAGCTTTTTAGCCTCATTGCCATGGAGCCGCCTGCTTCTCTTGAAGCGGAGTCGATCCGGGATGAAAAAGTTAAAGTTTTAAAATCCGTTCCTATTCCTTCTGCTGAGGAATGGATTCATAATAGCGTTCGTGCTCAATACGGACCAGGAATATTAGGAGGAAAAACAGTTAAAGCTTATAGGGAGGAAGACAAAGTATCCCGAAAATCATTAACAGAAACCTATGTGTGCGTAAAACTGGAGGTGGATAATTGGAGATGGAGTGGCGTCCCTTTTTATTTAAGAACAGGAAAGGCATTAGCAAAGCAATTTAGTGAAATTTGTATTGTTTTTAATCGCCCGCCTTGCGTCTTATTTGCAAATAGTACTAAAAAAGTAGCGAGAAATTGGTTGAAGATTCGCATTCAACCCAATGAAGGCATACATCTTCTTTTTAATACTAAGGTACCTAATCAACCTGCTCTGGAAGAAGCAAAAATGGATTTTTACTACCGAAAATATGGTGGTCATTATTTCCCAGAAGCCTACGAAAGATTGCTTTTAGATGCTCTAGCGGGAGAATCTACCCTTTTTACCCGTTCTGATGAAGTGGAGTATGCATGGAAAATTATCGATGCCTTAAGAAATGCTTGGAATGAGGAGGATTGTGATGCAATTCCTCTGTATGCCCCTGGATCGATGGGCCCTGTTGAAGCTGACGAATTGTTGCGTAGGGATGGAAGATACTGGGGACCCCCACCCAAAGAAGAAGAAGATATAGGAAATGGAGAAAGTTAA